In Chitinophaga sp. HK235, a single window of DNA contains:
- a CDS encoding TerD family protein → MAINLQKGQRQAINAPKFTIGLGWDTNASSTGTSFDLDASIFVMGENKKILSDQHFIFYNNLVSPDGAVEHTGDNLTGEGSGDDEQIKIDLSKVDPRVTEICVVVTIHEADARRQNFGQVRNSYVRVFDSVTNEVILKYELEEDFSIETAVEFGRIYKRNDEWKFEAVGVGMKGGLQDYLNKYN, encoded by the coding sequence ATGGCAATTAATTTGCAAAAAGGACAACGGCAGGCAATTAATGCTCCCAAATTTACGATCGGACTGGGCTGGGACACCAACGCCTCTTCTACCGGCACCAGCTTCGACCTGGACGCTTCCATCTTTGTTATGGGAGAAAACAAAAAGATCCTGTCCGACCAGCACTTTATCTTTTACAACAACCTCGTTTCCCCTGATGGCGCAGTAGAACATACCGGCGATAACCTCACCGGTGAAGGCAGCGGCGACGACGAACAGATCAAAATAGACTTGTCTAAGGTAGATCCCCGTGTCACCGAAATATGCGTAGTAGTAACCATCCACGAAGCGGATGCCAGAAGGCAGAACTTCGGCCAGGTAAGAAACTCCTATGTGCGTGTATTCGACTCCGTTACCAACGAAGTGATACTGAAGTATGAACTGGAAGAAGACTTCTCCATCGAAACAGCCGTGGAATTCGGCCGTATCTACAAACGCAACGACGAATGGAAGTTCGAAGCTGTAGGCGTAGGCATGAAAGGCGGACTGCAGGACTATCTGAACAAATACAACTAA
- a CDS encoding universal stress protein, giving the protein MKSMLILTDFSDAAFRAAEYASNLADKLQVERIILYHAYRTIIAGSEFPVPTPKMDNLVYLENMESLAAIQDQLRLMIDTDIKYDLLAEEAYLPDHLNKLCKEKEVDLVVMGISGKSNLEHFFMGSNTSQVMKTSEYPVLVVPKDAIVGKEIKSIIFSTDLRNISKSSAQQLYHFLDLFKPEVHVVNVEPVSGEKYSPETKEQISQLHDLLEQYNPTFHYMNGTNVVEGVLEFSRENHASLIVTVPKKHSFISSIFHKSISKELAYNSQVPLLSIPALPE; this is encoded by the coding sequence ATGAAATCGATGCTGATACTGACCGACTTTTCGGACGCTGCCTTCCGGGCGGCAGAATACGCCAGCAACCTGGCCGACAAACTGCAGGTAGAGCGGATCATCCTTTACCATGCATACCGGACCATTATAGCTGGTTCCGAATTTCCCGTGCCAACACCGAAAATGGATAATCTCGTTTATCTGGAAAACATGGAATCACTGGCGGCTATCCAGGACCAGCTGCGCCTTATGATAGACACAGATATTAAGTATGACCTGCTGGCGGAAGAAGCCTATCTGCCCGATCATCTTAACAAACTCTGTAAAGAGAAGGAGGTAGACCTGGTAGTGATGGGTATTTCAGGGAAGTCGAACCTGGAACATTTTTTTATGGGCAGCAATACTTCCCAGGTGATGAAAACGAGCGAATACCCGGTATTGGTGGTGCCTAAAGATGCTATCGTAGGTAAAGAAATCAAAAGCATCATTTTTTCTACGGACCTCCGGAATATATCAAAATCTTCCGCCCAACAGCTGTATCACTTCCTGGACCTGTTTAAGCCGGAAGTGCATGTAGTAAATGTGGAACCTGTTTCCGGAGAAAAGTATTCCCCGGAAACAAAAGAGCAGATCTCCCAGCTGCATGACCTGCTGGAGCAATACAATCCCACCTTCCATTATATGAACGGTACCAATGTCGTGGAAGGCGTGCTTGAGTTTTCAAGGGAGAATCATGCTTCCCTGATTGTGACGGTCCCGAAGAAACATTCATTTATCTCTTCCATTTTTCACAAGAGTATATCGAAGGAGCTTGCTTATAATTCGCAGGTACCTTTGTTGTCGATACCGGCGTTGCCGGAATGA
- a CDS encoding TerD family protein — MAINLQKGQRINLEKSNGTKLQHICVGINWGAIEKKGLFGLSKSKEAVDLDGSCALFNEQKQLLDVVYFGNLRSKDGAVQHSGDDLTGDMNGNDGLDNEVITLDFSRLDSTTNYVAFVLNSFRGHDFGTIPFASIRIYEGSPSRVNEVFATYDIASGPGFAGHVSMVMGVFYKKNGEWRFNAIGEPTRDKKLPDTVDTVARQYL; from the coding sequence ATGGCTATTAATCTTCAAAAAGGACAGCGCATCAACCTCGAAAAAAGCAATGGCACCAAACTGCAGCATATCTGTGTAGGCATCAACTGGGGCGCTATTGAAAAGAAAGGTCTTTTTGGCCTGTCCAAATCCAAGGAAGCAGTAGACCTCGACGGCAGCTGCGCCCTGTTCAATGAACAAAAACAACTCCTGGACGTCGTATACTTCGGCAACCTCCGTTCCAAAGACGGGGCAGTACAACACAGCGGCGACGACCTGACCGGCGACATGAATGGCAATGACGGCCTGGACAACGAAGTGATCACCCTTGACTTCTCCCGCCTCGACAGCACCACCAACTATGTAGCTTTTGTGCTCAACAGCTTCAGAGGTCACGATTTCGGTACCATCCCATTCGCTTCCATCCGCATCTATGAAGGCTCCCCTTCCCGCGTAAACGAAGTGTTTGCCACCTACGACATCGCCAGCGGCCCCGGTTTTGCCGGTCATGTGTCTATGGTAATGGGCGTTTTCTACAAAAAGAACGGTGAATGGAGGTTCAACGCCATCGGTGAGCCTACCCGCGACAAAAAATTGCCCGATACCGTGGATACTGTTGCAAGGCAATACCTGTAG
- a CDS encoding DUF475 domain-containing protein, with product MNFADLLQQIINNPIPSLIVVGNLIIIESLLSVDNAAVLATMVMDLPEKQRDRALKYGIIGAYLFRGLAMLFASFLIQFWWLKALGGLYLLYLVFSWVKDQRAKRKKENQVEEEEESIDKEKNWLYKVTVGAIGPFWATVALVELMDMAFSIDNIFAAVAFTDNILLVCLGVFIGILAMRFVAQAFVRLMTKFTFLETAAYIVIAILGVKLSLSLYEHYNPYSPLTEFLESHIADVWTSILTVSVFVIPIITSALLNVPKRGNTAER from the coding sequence ATGAATTTTGCTGATTTACTGCAACAAATTATCAACAATCCTATCCCTTCCCTGATCGTGGTCGGGAACCTGATTATTATTGAAAGCCTGCTTTCGGTAGATAATGCCGCTGTGCTGGCCACCATGGTAATGGACCTGCCCGAAAAACAACGCGACCGTGCCCTTAAATACGGTATTATTGGTGCTTATCTGTTCCGCGGACTCGCTATGTTGTTTGCCTCTTTCCTGATTCAGTTCTGGTGGCTGAAAGCGCTGGGTGGATTATACCTGCTGTATCTGGTATTCAGCTGGGTAAAAGACCAGAGAGCCAAACGCAAAAAAGAGAATCAGGTAGAAGAGGAAGAGGAATCCATTGACAAGGAAAAGAACTGGCTGTACAAGGTTACTGTAGGTGCTATCGGTCCCTTCTGGGCCACTGTAGCGCTGGTGGAGCTGATGGACATGGCTTTCTCTATCGATAATATCTTTGCTGCAGTAGCTTTTACTGATAATATCCTGCTGGTTTGCCTGGGTGTATTTATCGGTATCCTGGCCATGCGTTTTGTAGCACAGGCTTTTGTAAGACTGATGACCAAATTTACTTTCCTGGAAACAGCGGCCTATATCGTGATCGCTATCCTGGGTGTGAAACTGTCATTGTCTCTGTATGAGCACTACAACCCGTATTCTCCACTGACAGAGTTCCTGGAAAGCCACATCGCAGATGTATGGACTTCTATCCTGACAGTAAGCGTGTTCGTTATTCCGATCATTACTTCTGCTTTGCTGAATGTGCCTAAGAGAGGTAACACCGCCGAACGGTGA
- a CDS encoding HAD family hydrolase, whose amino-acid sequence MNNYYHYSFDLWLTLIRSNPSFKQERTRFFFDHFNQQQKSLEETDRIFRRIDLMTNAINEKTGGNLEAEELYLMVISEMNDHRYDFEKIDLQALYGEMESLVMKYLPMVYCSATMNVLRTLKERQGCTLSLLSNTAFIKGRTLRRVLQELELDRYLDFQLYSDETGMSKPNEQFFRLMLEHIASARNGEVLAPGHIIHIGDNVKADIQGASAIGIHTLLVNSNNQCISSLLN is encoded by the coding sequence ATGAACAACTATTATCATTATTCCTTTGACCTCTGGTTAACACTGATCAGATCAAACCCTTCCTTTAAACAGGAAAGAACAAGGTTTTTTTTTGATCATTTTAACCAGCAGCAGAAATCGCTGGAAGAAACCGACCGGATCTTCCGCAGGATTGACCTTATGACGAATGCCATCAACGAAAAAACCGGTGGCAATCTCGAAGCGGAAGAATTGTACCTGATGGTGATCAGTGAGATGAATGACCACCGGTATGATTTTGAGAAGATAGATCTGCAGGCACTTTACGGAGAAATGGAATCACTGGTAATGAAATATCTGCCGATGGTGTATTGTTCCGCTACCATGAACGTATTGCGTACGCTCAAAGAAAGACAGGGCTGTACACTCAGCCTGCTGAGCAACACGGCCTTCATCAAAGGCCGTACGCTGAGACGGGTGCTGCAGGAACTGGAACTGGACCGTTACCTCGATTTTCAGTTATATTCAGATGAAACGGGGATGTCTAAACCGAATGAGCAGTTTTTCCGTTTGATGCTGGAGCATATTGCCAGCGCCAGAAACGGGGAAGTACTGGCTCCCGGGCATATTATTCATATAGGCGACAACGTGAAAGCAGACATTCAGGGAGCCAGTGCCATAGGTATCCATACCTTACTGGTCAACTCCAACAATCAATGTATTTCAAGTCTACTGAACTGA
- a CDS encoding gliding motility-associated C-terminal domain-containing protein translates to MSLYCTVPALAAVFTVTSGADNGPGTLRDAIMQANANGTTSTDYINFNLPTPTITLSSGLPALSSNIIIDGTTQPGPPLGISNARVTIQLDPSIASSITILQLLQASQIGIYGLAFKHSISQHSCTAIYLADCQDIILGAPGKGNLINGFQNGIYQDQVNVMENITIQGNIIGVEEDGFTKTIYDKETVSCIRFRAIKNILIGGNNPAAGNLIVGRGDAISLETTGGTAAIAFNKIGIDNTGTRIPGFSSYGQNQVNITGNAADIQVTDNLIGNGSIYLFYLKNRFTIQRNKIGTDITGQIVLSNNPAGIQVLKCPGGLIGGDGNNGNTIAGCSSTAIGVSESYAVTISQNSMFCNSNGIRLYWQDAGAGRPAPFVNVTGCDGNGISGIAPPNSLVEIFESTNCNYSFNNDPGNCQGKRYITSVNADASGKWSYTTAGTPGLIVTATDTKGATSEFSTAKLGPGSLQVTHASCGQNNGSITAKIERGVLVHWEDLHGNIVSRDTNLTKMPPGAYTLVLSSGGCNNNSCLVKYGAFEIRDISPAIEASGLRIQNASCGQKNGSISGLKVSGQNIVVTWKNAVGTVVGNTADLSAAGPGSYTLEVKDGSGSCSAKAGPYTITNADGPTIDISRATVTASTCNQANGGISGITISGTGTISYAWYDAGNTLVGQQPNLAGVKSGTYVLKYQDNSNCPQAMSDPFIIQNTGDIQLNTSQLKITPADCRGGHGAIAGIVTSGATSWQWVDQNGRQAGTTADLNYVPAGKYQLLLSNTTGCTNSSPLIEIPTVTPAKMQLVSATIIPPHCGQYNGSIQDLRITGGSPIGYRWTRENGQPAGTSPSLSDLEPGTYQLYVTDADGCEQPVGSQTLKAAELPVMNERKVIITPDQCSKGLGGISNISVDGEVPFTYTWYQDNIPVGQSRQLTGVKAGQYTLTATDQYGCSVQSTLYTVTDQHTGLPTPQIPPVTIVRGMDAVIKVAPPVPGTWYLYTQPVDPNPLYTSTDGTFTIKNLIISKVFYIQQRDGECYSPKVPAPVTVLDAVKVFVPTAFSPNGDGLNDLFRIKALGLASLEYFNVYSRWGNIVFTTRQLQEGWDGTQKGQQLPAGTYVWTLLGKDVQGNIVQQRGTVTLIR, encoded by the coding sequence TTGAGCCTCTACTGTACAGTTCCTGCCCTGGCAGCTGTATTTACTGTGACTTCCGGCGCTGATAACGGCCCCGGAACATTACGGGACGCCATTATGCAGGCCAATGCGAATGGTACCACCAGTACGGACTATATCAATTTTAATCTCCCCACCCCTACCATCACACTATCTTCCGGCCTGCCGGCGCTCAGTAGCAACATCATTATAGATGGCACCACCCAGCCAGGTCCCCCACTGGGGATCAGCAATGCCAGGGTCACCATTCAGCTGGACCCGTCCATTGCCAGCAGCATCACCATCCTACAGCTATTACAGGCCAGCCAGATCGGGATTTACGGACTCGCCTTTAAACACTCCATCAGTCAGCACTCCTGTACCGCTATTTACCTGGCCGACTGTCAGGATATCATACTGGGCGCTCCGGGCAAAGGCAATCTGATTAATGGCTTCCAGAATGGCATCTACCAGGATCAGGTCAATGTAATGGAAAACATCACCATACAGGGCAATATTATAGGCGTAGAAGAAGATGGCTTCACTAAAACGATCTACGACAAGGAAACGGTTTCGTGTATCCGTTTCCGTGCTATAAAAAATATACTGATAGGTGGTAACAATCCGGCAGCCGGCAATCTCATTGTAGGGCGCGGAGATGCCATATCACTGGAAACTACCGGAGGTACCGCCGCTATCGCGTTCAATAAAATCGGGATTGATAATACCGGTACCCGCATACCTGGCTTCAGTTCATATGGCCAGAATCAGGTAAACATCACCGGCAATGCTGCGGACATACAGGTGACAGACAATCTTATCGGAAATGGCAGCATTTACCTCTTCTACCTGAAAAACAGGTTTACCATTCAGCGCAACAAGATCGGCACCGACATCACCGGGCAAATAGTATTGTCCAACAATCCGGCCGGTATTCAGGTTTTAAAGTGTCCCGGCGGCCTCATTGGCGGCGATGGCAACAACGGCAATACCATTGCGGGATGCAGCTCCACGGCTATCGGTGTATCGGAATCCTATGCTGTCACCATCAGCCAGAACTCCATGTTCTGCAACAGTAACGGTATACGGCTGTACTGGCAGGACGCCGGTGCAGGCAGACCGGCACCTTTCGTCAATGTTACCGGCTGCGATGGCAACGGTATCAGTGGCATAGCCCCTCCCAACAGCCTGGTGGAGATATTTGAAAGCACCAACTGCAACTACAGCTTTAATAATGATCCCGGTAATTGCCAGGGGAAACGTTACATCACCTCCGTGAATGCCGACGCTTCCGGTAAATGGTCCTATACCACGGCCGGCACCCCGGGCCTGATCGTCACCGCTACCGATACAAAAGGCGCCACCTCCGAATTTTCCACCGCAAAGCTGGGGCCCGGCAGTCTGCAGGTAACCCATGCCTCCTGTGGTCAGAATAATGGCAGCATCACCGCTAAAATTGAAAGAGGCGTGCTGGTACATTGGGAAGACCTCCACGGTAATATAGTAAGCCGCGACACCAATCTCACCAAAATGCCGCCTGGCGCCTATACGCTGGTGCTCTCCAGCGGTGGCTGTAATAACAACTCCTGCCTGGTAAAATACGGTGCCTTTGAAATAAGGGATATATCGCCGGCGATAGAAGCCTCCGGACTCCGGATACAAAATGCTTCCTGCGGACAAAAAAACGGTAGTATCTCCGGCCTGAAGGTAAGCGGACAAAATATTGTAGTCACCTGGAAAAACGCAGTGGGCACGGTTGTAGGCAATACCGCCGACCTCTCCGCTGCAGGTCCCGGTAGCTATACCCTGGAAGTAAAGGACGGCAGTGGCAGCTGTAGTGCCAAGGCTGGTCCCTACACCATCACTAACGCAGACGGCCCTACGATAGATATCAGCCGGGCTACTGTTACCGCCTCCACCTGTAACCAGGCCAATGGCGGCATCAGCGGCATTACCATCAGCGGTACCGGCACCATCAGTTACGCCTGGTATGATGCAGGCAATACCCTCGTAGGACAACAGCCCAACCTCGCTGGTGTAAAAAGTGGCACTTATGTGCTGAAATACCAGGATAACAGCAACTGCCCTCAGGCCATGTCAGATCCTTTTATTATTCAAAATACAGGAGACATTCAGCTCAATACCAGCCAGCTTAAAATCACGCCAGCCGATTGCCGGGGCGGCCATGGCGCCATCGCCGGCATAGTGACCTCAGGAGCCACCTCCTGGCAATGGGTGGACCAGAACGGCCGTCAGGCAGGTACTACCGCCGATCTCAATTACGTACCAGCAGGCAAGTACCAACTCCTCCTCAGCAACACCACAGGCTGCACCAACAGCAGCCCGCTCATAGAAATACCCACCGTTACGCCGGCTAAAATGCAACTGGTCAGTGCAACCATCATACCTCCGCATTGCGGACAATACAACGGCAGCATTCAGGACCTGCGTATTACAGGAGGCAGCCCGATAGGCTACCGCTGGACCCGCGAAAACGGTCAGCCGGCCGGCACAAGCCCCTCCCTGTCTGACCTGGAACCCGGTACCTACCAGCTCTATGTCACCGATGCCGACGGCTGCGAACAGCCTGTCGGCAGCCAGACACTGAAGGCTGCCGAACTACCGGTCATGAATGAACGAAAAGTAATCATCACACCCGATCAATGCAGTAAAGGACTGGGAGGCATCAGCAACATCAGCGTTGACGGCGAGGTTCCTTTTACTTATACCTGGTACCAGGATAATATCCCCGTTGGCCAGTCGCGGCAGCTCACAGGCGTGAAAGCCGGGCAATATACCCTTACTGCTACCGATCAATACGGCTGCTCCGTACAAAGCACCCTTTACACCGTTACCGACCAGCATACAGGCCTGCCCACCCCGCAGATACCACCTGTCACGATTGTCAGAGGAATGGATGCTGTTATCAAAGTAGCACCACCAGTGCCTGGCACCTGGTACCTGTATACACAACCTGTTGATCCCAATCCGTTATATACCAGTACAGACGGCACTTTCACTATTAAAAACCTGATCATCTCCAAAGTATTTTATATACAGCAGCGCGATGGAGAATGTTACAGTCCCAAGGTGCCTGCACCGGTGACAGTACTCGATGCCGTCAAAGTATTTGTGCCTACCGCCTTTTCACCCAATGGCGACGGACTCAACGATCTCTTCCGCATCAAAGCCTTGGGACTGGCCAGCCTCGAGTATTTCAACGTATACAGCCGCTGGGGCAATATCGTATTCACCACCCGTCAACTGCAGGAAGGCTGGGATGGCACGCAGAAAGGGCAGCAGCTCCCTGCCGGCACTTACGTATGGACCCTGCTGGGCAAAGATGTACAGGGCAATATCGTACAGCAACGGGGCACGGTAACGCTCATACGCTGA
- a CDS encoding dodecin family protein: MSIVKVIEVIASSEKSFDDAIQNAVKEVSKTVHNIDSVYIKDLKVHVKDGKLSTYGLICKVSFRVDHH; the protein is encoded by the coding sequence ATGTCTATCGTAAAAGTGATTGAGGTTATTGCTTCCTCCGAAAAGAGTTTTGATGACGCAATTCAAAATGCGGTGAAAGAAGTGTCCAAAACGGTGCACAATATAGACTCCGTTTATATAAAAGATCTGAAAGTGCATGTAAAAGACGGGAAGCTCTCCACCTATGGGCTGATCTGTAAAGTGTCTTTCAGAGTGGACCATCATTGA
- a CDS encoding toxic anion resistance protein: MEANPNVTDQALVPVRLDKDGNANLSNITPAETQKYNELNKSLVTTDVNSVLNYGADAQNSMERYSNEFLTSVRTYNSGEVGGLINELLSELNYIDVDELNQSGFKSFISKMPFLKKLVVDAQKLFQKYDTVINNIDKITNKIKAGRINSLKDNSSLQTMFDSNVNYIKQMEDLIISGQLKLNELSEKLAQMELNAANYNDYEIADLRDFISRLDKRLADMKIVRFIMLQSLAQIRLVQNNNTSIAEKAQSIISTTIPVWKNQLTIAVALQRQKANVEMQRKISDTTNTILQKNADLLKQNSIEVAKENEKTVVSIETLKRTTQSLIETLHEVKKIHDQGAESRKVLNSELQNLETELKKNVTNVS; the protein is encoded by the coding sequence ATGGAAGCAAATCCTAATGTTACCGATCAGGCACTCGTCCCGGTAAGACTGGACAAAGACGGCAATGCCAACCTGTCCAATATTACCCCGGCAGAGACCCAGAAGTACAACGAGCTGAATAAATCACTGGTTACCACCGATGTGAACTCAGTCCTGAACTACGGGGCCGATGCACAGAACTCCATGGAACGTTACAGCAACGAATTCCTGACTTCTGTACGCACCTACAATTCAGGTGAAGTAGGCGGTTTGATCAACGAACTGCTCTCTGAACTGAACTACATCGATGTGGATGAGCTGAACCAAAGCGGCTTTAAAAGCTTCATCTCCAAAATGCCTTTTCTGAAAAAACTGGTCGTTGACGCCCAGAAACTCTTTCAGAAATATGACACCGTTATCAATAATATTGATAAAATCACCAATAAAATCAAGGCCGGACGTATCAATTCCCTGAAAGACAACAGCTCCCTGCAAACCATGTTTGACAGCAATGTCAACTACATCAAGCAGATGGAAGACCTGATCATTTCAGGACAGCTGAAACTCAATGAGCTGAGTGAAAAACTCGCTCAGATGGAACTGAACGCCGCCAACTACAACGACTACGAAATCGCCGACCTGAGAGATTTTATCAGCCGCCTCGACAAAAGGCTGGCCGATATGAAAATAGTACGCTTCATCATGTTGCAGTCACTCGCTCAGATCAGACTGGTCCAGAATAACAACACCTCTATCGCAGAAAAAGCGCAGTCCATCATCTCTACCACCATCCCTGTCTGGAAAAACCAGCTTACCATCGCGGTAGCGCTGCAAAGACAGAAAGCCAACGTAGAGATGCAACGCAAAATCTCCGATACTACCAATACCATCCTGCAAAAAAATGCAGACCTGCTCAAACAGAACAGTATTGAGGTAGCAAAGGAAAACGAGAAGACAGTGGTGTCTATCGAAACACTGAAAAGGACCACCCAGTCACTCATCGAAACGTTGCATGAAGTGAAGAAAATCCACGACCAGGGCGCCGAAAGCCGTAAAGTGCTGAACAGCGAACTGCAAAACCTGGAAACAGAGCTGAAGAAAAATGTAACTAACGTTAGCTAA
- a CDS encoding sugar phosphate isomerase/epimerase, with product MSTRRNFLLQASLGLAATSFSPLMAAAGRKSDTIPAKDKLSVGVAGYTFAQFSLDQAISMMQRTNIRHISVKDIHLPLNSSPEQIQQVLGKFKDAGINVYAVGVIYMKTRQAVDEAFSYAQRVGVPMIVGVPTPELLDYTEEKVKATNIRIAIHNHGPEDALYPGPENAWKHIRNRDARMGLCIDIGHATRAGEDPAKAVLAYKERVFDLHLKDVTQASKDGKATEIGRGVIRFDQLASALEKIKYKGICSIEYEKNMTDPLPGIAESVGYFKGVVNTVK from the coding sequence ATGTCTACACGAAGAAACTTTTTGCTGCAGGCCTCTCTGGGCCTGGCTGCCACCTCCTTTTCTCCCCTGATGGCCGCTGCCGGCAGAAAATCCGATACCATCCCTGCCAAAGACAAACTCTCTGTAGGCGTGGCAGGATATACCTTCGCCCAATTCAGCCTGGACCAGGCTATCAGCATGATGCAACGGACCAACATCCGGCATATTTCCGTCAAGGATATTCATCTTCCCCTCAACAGCAGCCCCGAACAGATACAGCAGGTATTAGGCAAATTCAAGGACGCAGGCATTAACGTATATGCGGTAGGCGTTATCTATATGAAAACCCGGCAGGCAGTAGATGAAGCCTTCTCTTACGCCCAAAGGGTTGGCGTACCCATGATTGTAGGGGTTCCCACACCGGAACTGCTGGACTATACAGAAGAAAAAGTAAAGGCCACCAACATCCGCATCGCCATCCACAACCATGGTCCGGAAGATGCCCTGTATCCCGGTCCTGAAAATGCCTGGAAACATATCCGGAACCGCGACGCCCGCATGGGCCTGTGCATCGACATCGGCCATGCCACCCGTGCAGGCGAAGATCCCGCCAAAGCAGTCCTGGCCTATAAGGAACGGGTATTCGATCTTCATCTCAAAGATGTGACACAGGCGTCCAAAGATGGTAAAGCCACCGAAATAGGCAGAGGTGTCATCCGCTTCGATCAGCTGGCAAGCGCATTGGAAAAAATCAAATATAAAGGCATCTGCAGCATAGAATACGAGAAAAACATGACAGACCCGCTGCCCGGTATCGCAGAATCTGTTGGCTATTTCAAAGGGGTCGTTAACACAGTAAAATAA
- a CDS encoding phosphoribosyltransferase family protein has translation MYFKSTELMKQTYSLHKITDASDFGFCPDDYSRFKFGDDAVAAKFGISLADGFIAHHLTGRSIPQLVVVSSPYAFIPTATFAMKNHFVFRLNRWLAANGHPVLQETKVHRIITYREDYGELDAEQRLKLIGNDSFHIDREFLAGKTILFLDDIRITGGHERMILKMVEAYQLTNEMYLLYFAELQNHSIHPSIENFLNYHFVKSIFHLEKIIQDEHFCINTRIVKYILNYDFDSFCIFLQNQSDKFIHLLYDMALGNSYHTIEAYQRNLHYINNYIFQRKHKSIEHGN, from the coding sequence ATGTATTTCAAGTCTACTGAACTGATGAAACAGACCTATTCATTGCACAAAATCACTGATGCCAGCGATTTCGGATTCTGTCCGGACGACTACAGCCGTTTTAAATTCGGAGACGACGCGGTAGCCGCAAAATTTGGTATCAGTCTGGCAGATGGGTTTATAGCACATCACCTGACAGGACGCTCCATCCCACAACTGGTGGTGGTGTCCAGCCCCTATGCCTTTATCCCTACCGCCACCTTCGCCATGAAAAACCATTTCGTTTTCCGGCTCAACAGGTGGCTGGCTGCCAACGGCCATCCGGTACTGCAGGAAACCAAAGTACACCGTATCATCACCTACCGGGAGGATTACGGTGAACTGGATGCGGAACAACGACTGAAACTGATCGGTAACGATTCTTTTCATATAGACCGGGAATTCCTGGCCGGCAAAACCATCCTGTTCCTCGATGATATCCGTATCACCGGCGGACACGAAAGAATGATCCTCAAAATGGTGGAAGCCTATCAGCTGACCAATGAGATGTATTTGCTCTATTTCGCTGAATTGCAGAACCATAGCATACATCCCAGCATTGAGAACTTCCTCAACTACCATTTTGTGAAGTCTATCTTCCACCTGGAAAAAATCATTCAGGATGAACATTTCTGTATCAATACCAGAATTGTAAAATATATTCTCAATTACGATTTCGATTCATTTTGTATTTTCCTGCAGAATCAATCGGACAAGTTCATCCATCTTTTGTACGATATGGCATTAGGCAATAGTTATCATACTATTGAAGCCTATCAACGGAATCTTCATTATATTAACAACTATATATTTCAAAGAAAACATAAAAGCATAGAACATGGCAATTAA